A segment of the Desulfurobacterium pacificum genome:
TTAAAAGTCCTCTAAGATATCCAGGTGGTAAGTCAAAAGCTGTTAAGTTTCTCGCCTCTTTTTTTCCTCAAGAATTTAAAGAATTAAGAGAACCAATGTTCGGTGGAGGTTCAATAACTTTCTACTGGGTTCAGAAAAAACCAAGATGCAGATTCTTAGCTGGAGAAATCAATTACGATTTATACTGCTTTTGGAAAGAATTGAAATATAACAAAGATAACTTAATACGAGAAATAAAGAAAATCAAATCTTCCTATTCTGATGGAAGAAAACTCTTTAACGAGATAATAGAAAGAAGAGAAAAGATAGACGATTTCCAAAGAGCTGTTGACTTTTTCATTCTCAATAGAATAACGTTCTCTGGTACAGTTGATAGTGGGGGTTATTCAGAACAAGCGTTTCACAAACGTTTTACCTGGAGTTCAATAGAAAGACTTGAGGAAGCACACAAAATAATAAAAGAAGTAGAACTCTTTTACGGAGACTACGAACATTTACTCTTTTTACCAGGTAAAGATGTAATAATTTTCCTTGACCCTCCATACTATTCAGCTCAAAAATCCCGCCTATACGGCAAACGAGGAAATATCCATACAGAATTTGACCACATCCGTTTTTTTAAGGCTATATCTCGTTGCCCTCACAAAATACTAATCACTTATGACAATTCCCCTTTTATTAAAGAACTTTACAAAGATTATTATATAATAGAATGGGAGTTAAGCTACGGTATGACCAATTATAAAAAGAAAAAAACAAAAAAAGGAAAAGAATTACTAATAGCTAATTTCCCTCTTAAAAGAAGAACTCAACTCCTTATAAATTTTGCAAAAACCTAGTCTAAGAGGTAAATGTGGACTTCTTTGAAATAAGGAATTGGTTTGCACATAGATTTTGTGACTACCTGAGAGAAGGTAAAAAAGAAGAGCTAACAATAGTCAAAGCTGTAGCAGAAATCATTTCAAATGAAAGTCCCCCCACCCTTCCACCTTCCATAAAAAAAGAAATCCTCTCAACATTTCCGCTCATAAAAGAAGAAAACGGCAAACTCAAACTTTCCGAAGACATTGACCCCATAACGAAAGAATACGTCAAAGAAAAAAGCGAAAGATACCTGAAATTCTTAAAAGAAAACGAAATCACACCAGCAGGCGAAAACGTAGAACAAAACGTCAAATTGGCGATAAAACTCTTCAACTACGAACTCTTCTTTGAAGTTCACGAACTCATAGAAGAAATCTGGATGGGAAACTTTGGAAAAGACAGAGACTTTCTGCAGGCATTAATTCAGATAGGCGTTGCCTTTTATCACAGAGAAAATTTTAACGAAAGAGGCTATAAATTGCTTTTAGAAAACGCCCTTGAACTTTTAAAAGAATACAACGGAACTATCTACACCATTAACGTTGACGAATTAAAAGAAAAAATATCTCAAGCCATAAAAAATCCGGAATACCCCCACAAAAACCTATTTACGCCTTAAATTTTCAGAACTAATTCCATAGAAATTTTCTATACCGCTGAAAGCCATCTATTATTTCAGACAAAACTCTTGCAGGGAGAAGCAAAATGGCAGAGAAAGTTGTCGACTGCAGAGGCAAAGCCTGCCCCATACCGGTTTTAGAAACAAAAAAAACGTTAGAAGAGATAGAAGCAGGAACAATCACCGTTTTAGTTGATAATAAAGCTTCAAGAGAAAACGTTAAAAGATTTGCCGAAAAAGCTGGCTGCACCGTTGAAATAGAAGAAGATAACGGCATCTTCAAATTAAAAATCACAAAAGGAACAGCAGAAAGCGTTCAGGAAGAAAAAGCAGAAAGCAAAAAAACAGGCAACTATACGGTTTTAATAGCTTCCACTTACGTAGGCGAAGATAAAGAGTTAGGGAAAATCCTCACCAAAGGCTTCATCAAAACCTTCATAAACGCAGACCCACTACCTGCAAGAATTATCCTCATAAACACGGCAGTAAAATTAGCGTGTAAGGGGGCAGACCCAGAAATATTGGACGCCCTCAAAACGCTAAAAGAAAAAGGCGTAGAAATTATCTGCTGCGGCACGTGCCTTGACTACTTTAACCTGTTAGACAACCTTGAAGTAGGAACGCCATCAAACGCCTACGATGTAGTTCAGGCGTTAGCCAACTCCGATTCGGTAACAAGGCTATAGCAGGCTACGCACATACCGCCGTAGTAAACGTTAAAAGCGTAAACAAACGCAAAAGCAATCGGCGAGAAAACAATAGTTATAAACAGAATACCGGTAACAATCACAAATACAATTAGCAGAAGTGAAGATAGGAAAAGCAACTTAAAGTAATCTCCGTTTATCGTTTTGAACTGTTCTTTTGATATGAAAGGCTTTAAGAAAGACAGGAAAGCATCAGAAAAACTATCAGCAACAATAGCTTTTCCGTTAGCGTAAGGTATAACGTAGAGATACCAGCTCCACACAATGGCATTTACTAAAAAGAAAACAAACGCCTTAGTTATATACTCATAAGTTTGTCCTTCACCCTGCGGAAGGTGAAACATTCCGAAAATGAAAGCAGTTAAAACAGTAAACAGAACAACTGGAACCATCAAAACAAATGAAGCCAGGACTATTCCCGCCGCTATATTCCAATTACTGAATAAAATATCTGTTGCTCCTGTTTCAGGAGAAAGCACATTCACAACGCTTTCTCTCAACTCGTAAAGTTTCTTTCCGTAAAAAACAACAACCGAAGTTACCATCAACGTTGAAAGGATATCACCTATAATCCCTAAGAAAGGAATAAGCCCAACCAAGACAAAAAGTATCTGAAGAACTACAAAAAGAAGCACTGCCTTCCAGTGAAGCCTAACAGCCTTAGCCGCATAGTTAACTAAGAACGATACTGAAACCATAAACCTCCTCCCTGCACAGAACTTTAACGGCTTTCTTTCTTAAGAACTTCCTTCACGAACTCTTCTTGAACTTTAAGAACCTTCGCAATTTTTTCGGGAGGAAGATTAAGCTCCCGATAAAGGTTAATTATGTCTTCTTTTTTTGCCTCTAACTTTCCTTTCTGGAAAAATGGGTCTTGTTTCATCATTTCCTCAGTAATGGTAAGCGGCATTTTCCTATCCTCCAATAAACGTTTAAGCACCACTTTTAATTTAGGTCTGTAATGAACAGCTGTTAACAGTTTCCTAATGTAATCTGCCCTCTCCTTCTCTGGCAGACTTAAAAGTTCCCGGATTAATTGTTCAAAATAACGTTCAGGGGTTTCCACGTTACATAAAACTGCAAGAATTTTATCTTCCAACCGAGGACTTTTCATTAACTCTTCACAGCTTAGTTCCTTAATATCTTTTAGTTCATATTTAAACGACAAACCTTGCTGGTCTATAGAATTTTCCATTTTTAGGAGTTCCTTCTCCTACGTATAAAACCATTTGATAAATTTCTTTGCCAGGATATTTCTGCATAAGAAGGACACGGTATTCCAGCATCCTCAGGGGCATGTTCTTATCGGGGTTGGTTTGAAGTTCCAGGTGAAAGATAGAACCGTCCTCAAGCTCTGCAACAAAATCAGCTTTTCTTTCTTTTATAGTTGGGAAGGAATTATCAAGTATTTTTATACCTCTCTTCCCCGTAAGAAGGTACACAAATTTTTCAGGTATCTTTTGAAGAATATCCCTCAGTAAAACGTCCATTCTCTGTCTTTCCAAAGCATCTCCATTAAACAAAAGAATACCACTGCTTCATTATACCTGTTTTAAAACTTTCCTTTCTGTAAGTTTCAAGAAAAGAAGAAGCACCGACAAAAGCTTTTTCAAGTACTTCTCCAAGACACATTAAAGAAAGCAAAGCTGAAGAAAACGCACAGCCCGTTCCCCTAACCTCTTTATCATCTCTAACGTGGACAATCTCCTTTAAAATCTCCCCCCCCATCATTAATAAATCCTTCACTCTTTCACCTTCCACAACACCTTTAACAATTACACCACCTTTAAAATCCTCAAGATAAGGCTTCAAAACTCTATACTCGCTAAAGTTAGGAGTAATCACATCGGCAACCGAAAGCAAAGGTCTTATTACTTCTAAATTGCTCAAAAATTCTTTCCCAAAAGTTGGAGAAACAACGGGGTCAAAAACAATGGGTTTAAAATCTCCCAATAACTTAGCCATCTCACTATTAATCTCAGCAGAGCTGTGAGGAATACCAATCTTGACGCCAAAAGGCTTGATTTCTTCTAAAACTGCCTTTAAGTGTTCAATTAAAAATCCCCCCTCCACAAACTCAACCCTTCTCACGCCCCCGGTGTTCTGAACCGTATTGGCAGTTATTGCAGCAGCGCCTAAAAATCCAAACCGCCTGAAAATAGCCAAATCTCTCAAAATTCCGGCACCGCCAGTTGGGTCAAAACCTGCAACAGTTAAAAGAAACTTCAAAACGCACCCCCACTCAGTTAAGAAAGAAATTATATAATCACGCCAACCAACAGCAGGAGGAAAAGCAAATGAAAATTGCCCTCGCCTGCGACCACGGTGGTTACAAATTAAAGGAGTGCATTAAATCCTACCTACAGGAATTAGGCGTTGAATACATAGACTTCGGAACGTATTCCGAAGAATCTGTAGATTACCCGGATTTTGCATACAAGGCAGCAAAGGCGATAGTAAACGGCGAAGCAGACAGGGGTATCTTCATCTGCGGAACGGGCATAGGCATCTCTATGGCTGCAAACAAAGTAAGAGGTATCAGAGCAGCCCTCTGCTACAACATTTTCGCTGCAGAAATGAGCAGAAGGCACAACAACGCAAACGTTTTATGCTTAGGTGGAAGAGTTTTAGGTGAAGAGTTAGCAAAAGCTATTGTAAAGGTGTGGCTTGAAACGCCTTTTGAAGGTGGCAGGCACGAAAGGAGAATCAACAAAATCGCTGAGATTGAAAAAACAGAATACGGAGGAAAATAGATGAAACACGTTAGAAACGTTGACCCGGATGTTTTTGAAGCCCTGAAGTGCGAGTATAAAAGGCAGAATGAACACCTTGAGCTAATCGCATCGGAAAACTTCACATCACCTGCTGTGATGGAAGCTCAAGGTTCTGTCCTGACAAACAAATACGCGGAAGGCTACCCTGGCAAGAGATACTACGGTGGGTGCGAATGCGTTGATATCGTGGAAAGAATAGCAATAGAAAGATGCAAACAGCTTTTTGGAGCAGAACACGTAAACGTTCAACCGCACTCTGGCTCTCAGGCCAACCAGGCAGTTTATCTCGCCATGCTAAAACCAGGTGACACAATTCTTTCCATGAACCTTTCTCACGGCGGGCATCTTTCTCACGGTTCCCCTGTTAACATGACAGGTAAATACTACAACGTGGTCCAATACGGCGTTCGTAAAGACACAGAAACGATAGACTTTGACCAGGTTTACGCTTTAGCAAAAGAACACAAACCTAAACTAATTATCTGCGGTGCTTCTGCATATCCAAGAATAATAGACTTTGACAAGTTCAGAGAGATTGCAGATGAAGTAGGCGCGCTCCTTTTAGCAGACATTGCGCACATTGCAGGGCTTGTAGTTACAGGGCTTCACCCATCACCAATTGAAGCGTGCCATTTCGTAACGACTACAACTCACAAAACGCTTAGAGGTCCCCGCGGCGGCGTAACGATGTGTAAAGAGGAATTTGCAAAAGAAATAGATAAAGCAGTATTCCCGGGGCTTCAGGGTGGTCCTCTCATGCACGTAATAGCCGCAAAAGCCGTCGCATTCAAAGAAGCTCAAACGGAAGAGTTTAAAAAGTATCAGGAACAGGTCGTCAAGAACGCAAAAGTTATGGCAGAAGAGCTTCAAAGAGAAGGGTTCAGGCTCGTTTCCGGCGGAACGGACAACCACCTTATGCTCGTTGACCTTACAGATAAAGGAATAACAGGTAAGGAAGCTGAAGCAGCTTTAGGAAGGGCAAACATCACCGTTAATAAGAACACAATTCCTTTTGATACGAGAAGTCCGTTTGTAACCAGCGGAATAAGAATCGGAACGCCTGCAATAACAACAAGGGGCATCAAAGAAGACGGCGCAAAGAGAATTGCACAGCTTATTGCAACAGTTTTAAAGAACATCAACGACGAATCTGTCATAGAAAAAGTAAAAGCAGAAGTTATTGAAATCTGCGGTAAACACCCGCTATACAAAGAGCTTGAAGAAGACTACACGTAATTAAGGGGAGGAAATTCCTCCCCTTTTGAAAAATATCAATGCTTGCCACAATAAAATAGATTACATTAATTAAAACTATGAATTTGAAGGTAAGCGTGAGAGAATGGTTATTAGGGTGCTTTAAATCACCGGCAATAAACTACGATATTCCCGAAGATTGTTATAAAAAACTCTTAGTTATAGCAATCTTCTTAGCTGCAGTAGTTAAATTCTACGTGGCTCTGAGAGATTACTTCCTTAACTTTTCCTGCCTGTTCCCAAACGATTTTCTGTTTTTCTTACTTTTAGGAATTTCTTACATCTTCGTTAAGAAAGATAAATTAGAAACAGCAGTTAATATATTTGTCTTAGCTGTCCTATTCACGCTCACCTATTGTCTATTAGCAGGACACTACTCCTCCCTTTTCTGGTTTCCTCTAATACCTCTTATGGCTGGAATATTCTTTAACTTCAGGAAACTCCTTATCTACGCCTATATTCCCATAGTTACAAACACCCTCATTTTCCTTTTGAAATTCCCCCACCTTCCAGAAATAAAGACTTTAACATCAAACAGCCCCATAGTTTTAGGTTTTGAAGCCTTTGTAGCTTACATAACTTTCGTTATAGCCATAACGATATACCGAATGTTTATTGATGCTTACAGAAACGGTCTAAAAAAGCTCTTAGAAGTTGACGTACTGACAACCGCTCTAACGAGAAGAGCTTTATTTTCTCAGTTAGATAAGATTAAAGAAAGGGGAATCCCCTACTCACTTATAATGTTTGATATAGACCATTTCAAAAGCGTAAACGATACGTTCGGACATCAAACGGGAGATAGAATTCTGAAAGAAGTAAGCGTTTTAGTAAGAAAAAATCTTCGCAAAGGAGATATCATAGGAAGGTACGGCGGCGAAGAGTTTTTAATTGCCCTACCGGGAGCGAAAAAGAGTGAAGCCACCATCGTAGCAGAGAAAATCAGACGTCTGATAGAGCAAAACG
Coding sequences within it:
- a CDS encoding DNA adenine methylase, whose protein sequence is MIKSPLRYPGGKSKAVKFLASFFPQEFKELREPMFGGGSITFYWVQKKPRCRFLAGEINYDLYCFWKELKYNKDNLIREIKKIKSSYSDGRKLFNEIIERREKIDDFQRAVDFFILNRITFSGTVDSGGYSEQAFHKRFTWSSIERLEEAHKIIKEVELFYGDYEHLLFLPGKDVIIFLDPPYYSAQKSRLYGKRGNIHTEFDHIRFFKAISRCPHKILITYDNSPFIKELYKDYYIIEWELSYGMTNYKKKKTKKGKELLIANFPLKRRTQLLINFAKT
- a CDS encoding DUF309 domain-containing protein; its protein translation is MDFFEIRNWFAHRFCDYLREGKKEELTIVKAVAEIISNESPPTLPPSIKKEILSTFPLIKEENGKLKLSEDIDPITKEYVKEKSERYLKFLKENEITPAGENVEQNVKLAIKLFNYELFFEVHELIEEIWMGNFGKDRDFLQALIQIGVAFYHRENFNERGYKLLLENALELLKEYNGTIYTINVDELKEKISQAIKNPEYPHKNLFTP
- the yedF gene encoding sulfurtransferase-like selenium metabolism protein YedF, which codes for MAEKVVDCRGKACPIPVLETKKTLEEIEAGTITVLVDNKASRENVKRFAEKAGCTVEIEEDNGIFKLKITKGTAESVQEEKAESKKTGNYTVLIASTYVGEDKELGKILTKGFIKTFINADPLPARIILINTAVKLACKGADPEILDALKTLKEKGVEIICCGTCLDYFNLLDNLEVGTPSNAYDVVQALANSDSVTRL
- a CDS encoding bifunctional hydroxymethylpyrimidine kinase/phosphomethylpyrimidine kinase; translation: MKFLLTVAGFDPTGGAGILRDLAIFRRFGFLGAAAITANTVQNTGGVRRVEFVEGGFLIEHLKAVLEEIKPFGVKIGIPHSSAEINSEMAKLLGDFKPIVFDPVVSPTFGKEFLSNLEVIRPLLSVADVITPNFSEYRVLKPYLEDFKGGVIVKGVVEGERVKDLLMMGGEILKEIVHVRDDKEVRGTGCAFSSALLSLMCLGEVLEKAFVGASSFLETYRKESFKTGIMKQWYSFV
- the rpiB gene encoding ribose 5-phosphate isomerase B, whose amino-acid sequence is MKIALACDHGGYKLKECIKSYLQELGVEYIDFGTYSEESVDYPDFAYKAAKAIVNGEADRGIFICGTGIGISMAANKVRGIRAALCYNIFAAEMSRRHNNANVLCLGGRVLGEELAKAIVKVWLETPFEGGRHERRINKIAEIEKTEYGGK
- the glyA gene encoding serine hydroxymethyltransferase; translated protein: MKHVRNVDPDVFEALKCEYKRQNEHLELIASENFTSPAVMEAQGSVLTNKYAEGYPGKRYYGGCECVDIVERIAIERCKQLFGAEHVNVQPHSGSQANQAVYLAMLKPGDTILSMNLSHGGHLSHGSPVNMTGKYYNVVQYGVRKDTETIDFDQVYALAKEHKPKLIICGASAYPRIIDFDKFREIADEVGALLLADIAHIAGLVVTGLHPSPIEACHFVTTTTHKTLRGPRGGVTMCKEEFAKEIDKAVFPGLQGGPLMHVIAAKAVAFKEAQTEEFKKYQEQVVKNAKVMAEELQREGFRLVSGGTDNHLMLVDLTDKGITGKEAEAALGRANITVNKNTIPFDTRSPFVTSGIRIGTPAITTRGIKEDGAKRIAQLIATVLKNINDESVIEKVKAEVIEICGKHPLYKELEEDYT
- a CDS encoding GGDEF domain-containing protein — encoded protein: MREWLLGCFKSPAINYDIPEDCYKKLLVIAIFLAAVVKFYVALRDYFLNFSCLFPNDFLFFLLLGISYIFVKKDKLETAVNIFVLAVLFTLTYCLLAGHYSSLFWFPLIPLMAGIFFNFRKLLIYAYIPIVTNTLIFLLKFPHLPEIKTLTSNSPIVLGFEAFVAYITFVIAITIYRMFIDAYRNGLKKLLEVDVLTTALTRRALFSQLDKIKERGIPYSLIMFDIDHFKSVNDTFGHQTGDRILKEVSVLVRKNLRKGDIIGRYGGEEFLIALPGAKKSEATIVAEKIRRLIEQNDFSIPKKITVSLGVADSVEAEDVEKLIKLVDDRLYTAKKMGRNRVINM